AGGATGGGcacctgtgtcacttccttccCTTTGGCCTGCGGGCCCTGAATCAGTGTACCTGTATGAGACCGTCTGTGAAGCTCCAGATTGCTTGGGTGCTTAAACGGCTTTCCACACAATTCGCACGCGTACTGTCTCTGTGCCTGAAGTATCTGGGACTGGTCTTCCAGCGCTGCGGGGTCTTCGGGCCTCTCCATTTCATTAATGCAATTAAAATTCTCAGAATTGACAAGTTCTTCACCTTCTTTTTCTTCAGGACTTTGGCTGCTAGCTTTCTCTATAGTACTTTCACTAGCAGATTCTTTCCTCTTTGTTCTTCCATCATTTGACATGGGTTCAGATATTGGCTCTGCAGATTTTTGTGATTTTAGGAAACTCAGCTTCTTAAGGTGAATGGCCTTTTTGAGCCTCATCTGTTTGGTAGGTTGTTGGCATGTGTTGTCTGACTCAGGACCTGCAGCAGATTCACTCAATGGCTGGGCCAGGAAGGTGGAAGGCAAGTGCTCAGAGGACTCCAGGACACACTCGGAATGACTGACAGCACAAGGCTGGCTTTCTATGGCACTGAGGTCTGCAGACGTGCTGAAAGTGAAAGGCTGCTCAGTAACTCTCTCATGACTGGGACCAGTGGCCTGTTTATAGTACTGCTTACTGTAAAAGTTTCTGAGTTTGTAGTAGTAATTCGGCTGTTTGCAAGGCAGTTCTGTGCGGCTGCCATCCAAAGAATCAGGGGCTTGTTTTGATGTTTCACCTGAAGAATGATGAGGATTAAGCGACAGTGGAGCATGAGAATGCGATTCCTCCAAAGCTTTACTATGCTGGACCTCGGCCGAACACTCTTGCAGCAAATGCGGAGGGTAGTTCTCACTCATGGCACAATTAGCGTCAGGAGTCAAGGCGTTTTGCAGGGAGAATGTACTGTTACAGGGCACGCCAGGGGGCTGTTCTACAGTGGCTGATTTTAGAAATGTGTGACACAGATTGAGAACATTCTGAACTTGCAGACACTGTGCTATGTCCAGCATTACTTGTATATTGTCCTGGGTAAGATCTAGATGAGAAGTGTACATGAAGTCCAGGATCTGCCCAATGCCGCTTACATTTTTAATATCCAAGTGAAAAACATCATTTTTCTGGCCTGAAGAATTTTGAAAGAGGTTCCTGATAAAAGAAAGGATATCTGTTTATAGTGTTAACAATTCACACATTCTGGTAACTTTTTCTTGTAGTAGTATTCATGTTAGTATTCAAAATTACTGTCCTATAAATGCcaagattttaaaattaagtatgttttaattcttaaaaaaattgcTAAAAAAATAAAGCGATTCAGATGAATTAAATTAGTGTGTTGGGTACCCAATCTTTTgaatagacttcaaagtaaaattttgaaatactgtacagcaaaggacactatcagcagaacaaaaaggcatcctaaagtatgggagaatatatttgtaaacgacatatccaacaaggggttaacatccaaaatatataaagaactcacatgcctcacacccaaaaagcaaataaccctattaaaaaatgggcagaggatgtgaacagacaattctccaaagaagaaattcagatggccaacaggcacatgaaaagatgctccacatcgctaattatcagggaaatgcaaattaaaactacaatgagatatcacctcacaccagttacgatggccaacatagaaaagaataggaacaacaaatgcaggcgaggatgcagagagaggggaagcctcctacactactggtgggaatgtaaactagttcaaccactatggaaagcagtatggaggtttctcaaaaaactaaaaacagaaatagcatttaacccaggaattccactcctaggaatttaccctaagaatgcagtttcccagtttcaaaaagacatatgtttatcgcagcactatttacaatagccaagaaatagaagcaacctaagtgtccatcagcagatgaatggataaagaagatgtggtacatatacacaatggagtattattcagccataagaagaaaacaaatcctaccatttgcaacaacatggatggagctagagggtattatgttcagtgaaataagccaggtggagaaagacaagtaccaaatgatttcattcatctgtggagcataagaacaaagcaaaaactgaaggaacaaaacagcagcagactcacaggacccaataatggactaacagttgccaaagggaaaggtacttggggcgggggggggagaagggagggagaaggggaataaggggcattacgattagcacacataatgtagtggggtgcacagggaaggcagtacagcatggagaagacaagtagtgactctatagcatcttactacactgatggacagtgactgtaatggggtatgtggtagggacttgacagtggggggagtctagtaaccacaatgttgctcatgtaattgtatattaatgataacaaagaaaaaattgaaatatattctCATTTCTCCTTTTGCAAAATGTAACTAGCCATATGTATTATTAATTGCACAGAGTATAGAAAACTAAAGGACACACATTTTTCAACATTTCATATTTAGTCTGACAATTATATTTCAGGccataaaaacatacaaaaatatctAAGTGCCTTAAAAACAGCTAAATATAAAAGTAGCTTTAATAAACGAACTCTCAATATAAAatcattgtaattttaatattttaattgtggcaaaatatacatatttgCCATTTGAACCATTTTTAAGTGGCTAAAAATTTTACACTTATATGGTTCAAAGGTAAATTCAGTGGCATTCTCATTGTtgagcaaccatcaccactatccatctccagaacctttTTATCatgccaaacagaaactctgtccccattaaacccTAATTCCCATTACCCTCTGCCCCTCAGCTCCTGGTaaacaccattctactttctatgaATCTGACTACTCTAGGGACTTGATATACATTCATCTTGAGTCAGTGATTTATCTGACTGTTAGGGGTTTTTTTCAGCAACCCAATGGTCCATAAGCAAGAAGTGAGAAAAGCTCTATGAGTTCATGAGGGAAAAAGGCACCATAAGGCCCAAGCACTTTATTATGGACACAAGTCAAAAGCACAGGTGAACGAATTTGTTCTGTGTATAAACTACCAAGCTGAGTTAGGTAAATTGTCTTGCAAATCTGTTGAAGACATTTTATCGAATGCAACCACCTATTTCCCCAAAACAGCCTTCAATTCTCTTCTTacccagggaaatacaaatgagaaggggagggggaaaCTCAAAGCAGCCAACGTATTACAACATCTAACCCCAACTGTCCTGGGAAGATAGAGGAAGCAGACAACAGCAAAGCCTGAGTCTGGGACCATTCTGCACAGGGACAAAGAGTGCTGCCTACCTTGGAGAGCTGATCCACTATCATTTGTACTCAGAGCACATGCAACAGCTGAGGTTTAACTGGTTGGTTTGGGATTATCAAGGAAAGAATAAAGCATGTTCCATATATTGTTTACTAGAACAGTAAAATggtattttaggaaaaaagtaCTAAAAAAGCTTTAGTGCTTAAAGAGAGATAAATCTCAGCTAATCAGAAAATGTATGTAGAATACTTAAGTTTAACAGtgttgaaacaaatgaaatactaCTGCTTGatattatttaaaagtaaatctTTCATATAAGCAAAAATGACTATGGGGACTAAGTAAATTGAGTTCAAACCTGCTTTCTCAGAATATtcaaatgagaaacaaaaacaaattgaaaaGCAACAACAATACTATGTAGGATGTTTTCCCCTCTCTAAATTCTTATCACAGCAAAGTTCTTACCAGGAATTCTATTCCTCAATGTCTTTTTATCCTGAGAggataagaaaatatatatacaaggCTGACATAAATTAGGATTACTAACATCAAAGGCAAAGTGCCAAAATACTCTTGATCAGCCCAAATGTATTTTTAGTTGCAAGGCTCTTTTCCCCCCAGGTCACTCTAAATATAAAAGCAGAAAACCCACAATGTGCTACAAAAGATAAGGACAGTGAAATCcaaggataaaataaaatttagtcaAAATATTTCCATGCTAGACGAGCATTTTCTCGGTACATTTAGAACAGCGTCTAAAATACGTACCTAAAATACTGACTGAACGCTGCTAGCACGTTCTTATGTGCCTTAAAGCAGACTCCTTTCACCACCAGCATACAGTCACAAAGCAGACCCTGAATGCGCTGCTCGTGCAGTTGCTGGAGGAGATGGCAGCTGTGAGTAGCCACTGGGTCCATGCTCCACCATTCAAGACCTATGACAAAGAGTGTGGACAAGAGAGTGATTCTCAGTGACATGACCGTAATGGCGCCATAATCACAGACTGATCAGTGATGCAGTGTCATGGCTCCCCATCCCAGTCccagttaaaacaaacaaaaacaaaacaaaaattttgtcTTATGCCTCGAGACCAGTGCTGTCCGACAGAGCTACCTGCTGCGATGGAAATGCTCTACCTTTGCCCTGTTCCATACGGTAGCTGGTAGCCACATGCGGCCACTGCGTGCCTGAAATGTGGCTAGAAGGGTCAAGGAACTGAACCTCTGATGTAATTTATATTTAAGCAGCTGccatatttaacagtgaaattctagaaaatggcCATGATAATACTACATGCATTTCCTTCGTTTCTACTCAagaatatttcaatgaaaaaatatacatacatgaaCACTCATAAGGTTAGAAAAAAGGCAACTGGGCAAGATCAAgtcagtatttactgagcactcgtACACGGGACACTGAGTTAGAAGTTGAGGAAACTTAAGAGCTTCTTTGGGGAGGTAAGGGACAAGTCAGTGATAAAAGGGGCATCACAAGGCGGTGCAGCCACTGACTCGCTCCTGGCGCCTCTCTGGAAAGGCACTACACTAGCAGCGCCCTGAGGGGAGGAAGAGAGTAAGTCACCCAGGTGCCTGGGGCAGAAATACTGGCAGGAGGACTTCAAGGCCAGTGCCTGCTGATCTGAAGGGCCTGCTGAAGCCCAGGAAGTGGCAGGACACGACCTGGGGTGGGGAGCGGGGAGAAGGACAGACCAGGTACCAGGTTCCAGGGCTAGGACAATGAGCAAGGCATGCCAAGCCCTGCCCTCATGATGCTTAAATTCTAGAGAGGTACACAAAacacaactaaacaaaatgtagtatttaGAGCTAGATCAGAATACACAGCTGGGTAATGCGTCGGCTCTGACATTCAGCTCAGCCTAGTAAGATGTGATCAATGGACGAGGAATAGTGGGGAGAAACAAAGACAGAATGGGacaagatacagggttaaaatgCCAGTTCGGTACACTAAAAACCTAAAAAGCCATTCTCTGCTTCATCTTCAGTGCGCAAGCATCACTGAAAAGTCATGAAACTCCAAAGCCAAAATCGCAGCTTTTAACACAGCCCCAACTTCAACCATACTATTATTACCTCATCTCCTAATACTCCCAGTGTGGCCGGCTGAAATAAGCTACTCGTGGCTCCCCCAACAAGCTGTGTTCTTGGCCAGTTTTGGAGCCCCAGCCCACTACTCATCAGCTCACAACCTCAGACAAATGACCTCCCCACGTCCTATTTCCTCAATCTGCCTCACAGGTTACCGAGGTAGTTGTGAGAACCCACACATTTAGAAGAGAAACTGGCACATACAATTTTT
This sequence is a window from Manis pentadactyla isolate mManPen7 chromosome 5, mManPen7.hap1, whole genome shotgun sequence. Protein-coding genes within it:
- the ZBTB49 gene encoding zinc finger and BTB domain-containing protein 49 isoform X1, with protein sequence MDPVATHSCHLLQQLHEQRIQGLLCDCMLVVKGVCFKAHKNVLAAFSQYFRNLFQNSSGQKNDVFHLDIKNVSGIGQILDFMYTSHLDLTQDNIQVMLDIAQCLQVQNVLNLCHTFLKSATVEQPPGVPCNSTFSLQNALTPDANCAMSENYPPHLLQECSAEVQHSKALEESHSHAPLSLNPHHSSGETSKQAPDSLDGSRTELPCKQPNYYYKLRNFYSKQYYKQATGPSHERVTEQPFTFSTSADLSAIESQPCAVSHSECVLESSEHLPSTFLAQPLSESAAGPESDNTCQQPTKQMRLKKAIHLKKLSFLKSQKSAEPISEPMSNDGRTKRKESASESTIEKASSQSPEEKEGEELVNSENFNCINEMERPEDPAALEDQSQILQAQRQYACELCGKPFKHPSNLELHRRSHTGEKPFECNICGKHFSQAGNLQTHLRRHSGEKPYICEICGKRFAASGDVQRHIIIHSGEKPHLCDICGRGFSNFSNLKEHKKTHTADKVFTCDECGKSFNMQRKLVKHRARHTGERPHSCSACGKCFGGSGDLRRHVRSHTGEKPYTCATCNKCFTRSAVLRRHKEMHCRAPAELAPAAEASGLGKPQSSDSLAQDVSVTLMPVPVKFPVHAVGESVTEFDSHSGGSYCKFRSLIQPHGAGEQEKLGLDPAKLAKPQPQQGQHEAYAYSDADTAAGDEPLQADNMSLIRSSLAALDNQCGDPLGGRASAAPYRNSEGQFFSSMTLWGLAMKTLQNENELEQ